The sequence ATAGGGAAATAAATAATCTATgttgaaagaaaaatcaaaatcacaCAATATATTGTGATTTAGTGTTGGTGTATTCAACCCTTCATTTTCTGACTAATCTCAGTACATCACCTACAAGATGTAAGGAACCAGTTACAAGAACCtgcacacacacatacacagtCCTTAGAACCCTTCTAGTATTATCAAGTTGTGAGACGAACCTATTCAATAAGAAAAGGGTTTAGGTTATACTTGGAAACGTGTGGCTGAGCTACTCTCATGTACACTATCCCTTAGCCATTTTATTGCCATCGGTAGTGAAGTAAACACCTCACTTTTTATACTTTCACTATCTTCTCCTGCGTTCCAAGAATTAAAATAAAGACTAAATTGAGATATGGATCAGAATGAAGACATTTGtttctactatatatatacctttttcATTATGGATAAGGCGTTCCCACACTTCCTGGAGTGTCAACTGCCATGACAAGTCAACATGTGGATCATTCTCAGGCAAATCCGCCGATGTACCAACCTTGTGATACACCGACATGTTTGGTACAAACAATGCCTTCTTGAAATGGACACCTACACATTAACTACTACATTCAACTTCATTTCTGTCTTTTGAACAACTCTGTTTCTAAAAGTTTGTTTCCACAAGAACACCACTAAGGCACACGGCTCAGAAAATTACCATGGTGTGCGCATGTGTTCCTTAGATGTGGAAGCAGCAGATTTGGGTCCCGAACTGACATGCAGTTGAATAGCAATATCTGCAAAAGCAGCCATATGATCTCTCATTCATATATGCACAGAGGAAAAACAGGTATACACATTTATAGAACAAGAAACTCGTCCACTTACCTGTTGGCAGTTTTCTTCTCCTGACCATTTATCATGAGATGAGCCATTAACCAAATGTTCTGAACGCTCTGGCTTGTTGTCTCCCTTAACCGCCAAAGAAAACCATTTGGCGCATACTTCCATGCTTTCTGGACTATGAGCTCCATCCAGATAAAATACTAAATCTCCCGAAGTCCTAGTTTCAATAAACTGATCAGGGACGACCTGTGCTCGTCCTTGCAAACTCGTTGTAGCTAAACCTTTGATGAATTTCTTAGGCAGAATACTCTGACACAAAGAAAGGATCAACTTCAGATAACTAGAGAAGGAACTAGATGCAggctaaaaaaataaacaaaaggcgAGAAAGAGCAGGCTTACCATCTGAGTCAGACTGGGAACTTCAAGTTTACCGATTTGCTGAAGCCAAGTAGAGGCAAGGGAAACTGCTAGACGAGCATTTAGATATTGGTGCTCCCCATCAAGCCCAAGTTTCTGACCACTTAACTGCCTTGCGGTTAGTGGTTGCACCACTTCGAGATTCACCTGGGAATACAATGTTTAAAATCTTATCCAAAAACTAATGAACCTAATTGTTGACGCATACAAAAATGATAAACCTATAATATTACAATCAACCAAGTAGCACAAACATTTTctgccatttttttttgtttaaatgttAGAGTTTAGCTATTAAAATTAGGCCTACATCTAATTTGGAAGCTTTCTCTTCAAGGACACGCATGGCTTCATCAGGTTGAGGTACTGTGAAAGCTGGAACTCCAAGCTAAAATATGAACAAGGAAGATTAGGCTAACTATGGAGAGTATTACTAAGTTACAAAAAAGGAATGATtcattttaaagatatatagaCAAGAGTTAAAAGCCACCTTGAAAATTCCAGCCTTCTCACCAGCAATTTTGCCAAGTGTATCACCTAAGATGCATCCCAAAGAGAAGAAACAAGTCATggcataaaattaaaaagcaaataaaactcaaaaatatgcTTGACATGCAATGAAAACATTTCCATAGCAGCATTGGTATGCCATATGAATAAGAGGATTCCAATTACAAACCTAGAATTTCCATGTGGTCATATCCAAGTGAAGAAATACCACACACCACAGGTTTCTGAACCTGTAACATGTCACCAGTGAACCCCCCATGAGAACTTATTTAGTTAAAACATAAGACTACTACCAACAATTTGGAGTATTTTGATGATATCATTACAAAATTTAGTGtctaataactaaaaatatggTTCCGATCCTATCTATGGTAGTTGTCTTATGAACGCTAACCTAGTTGTTAGGTCAAAAGGGATACATCTTATTAGGGAAAATAGCACGAGAAAGAGGTGAAACTTACCGCATTGGTGGCATCGAACTTCCCACCTAATCCTACCTCCAATATAGCAGCATCTACCTGCATAAGGAAGCAAAGAGAAGTATTAATAAATAGTAGAGGTTTCACCTCTATCATGTAACTTGTAAGAAACTACTCAAATAAAGGTACAAGATTGGCATATCAAACCTCTTCtgcagcaaaaattttaaaagctaGCAATGCAAGGAAGCGGAAATATGTAGGCATTGGTATCTCCTCGTTAGTTCTCTCCTGCAAATCAAATAGTCAACAAACATTTTATCTTCATTTGAATCTATGCACACTGACACCATACCTTAAGCCTGTTATAGCACCACCAGAAATAGACCAAAAATTTCTCCTCGCTAATGTCCTTACTGCACAAATGAAACACATCAACTATACCGAAACAGAGCAATTTTCAGTAAAGAAGAATATTCATTGCCTCGTTTGCTGATTATGGATATATGAACGTTACATTGAGAAATAAAAACAGAGTATTTAACCATATGCCAAAACTAGTATGTtttcaacaaacaaaaataaatgattatgCCAACGAGGTATTGTTTGCAATCAGGTTTCTGCTTCTATAAGCACATATCTAAATTTTCTttctcaaaatatttaaaaaagcATAGATAAACTTACCCGTCTAAGCGAAATCTTTCACGGACATCAATGAGGTGTGGTGAAGTGAAGAGTCCAGTTCGGAAGCCATAGCTTCGTAAAATAGACTCAGTAAAGGCACATGTGGATCCCTTCAGgccaaaataaaaagaaaagaggatAACGTTATCAGCTGGATCAGAAAGTAATCAACCATGCAGACAATAAAacactttgataaaaaaaagttcactGAAGGCTTGAATCAAATAGTAATCAACCACCATTCAGACAAATACATAAACAAACTCCTAATGACAAATAGTAATTAACCGTTCAAACAATAAAACAGTTTCATCAGTGTTCTAAACATTGGTCTAGGCGTTTAAAAATTGGTCTAAGTGTTCAAAAATTAGTCTGAATGAAACGATTTTTTcaaactgaatttttttttacagaatcGATTTAGAAGTTCAAAAATGACATTTGTCTAAACAATAATCTTCTATAAGGCGTCTACCTAgctatttttttgaacaatgaCTAAGATAGACTTGCATGAAGCAAAACAGATAAACAAACTCCTTATGACAAAAAAGTACTTGCTGTTATATTACAAAACATCTCCACAAGTGGAAGTTGTTGTTATTACCTTGCCTTTGGTTCCAGCTACATGGATAACTTTCATctttaacatgtcttcttccagGTCAAGTAGCTGCAAACAGATTACGAAAAAGCCTAAGCAGAGAAAAACAAAAggtgcaaacaaaaaaaaagaaaagaagagaaagcaCCTTAAGGTAATCAAAGACAAGCTCGAAGCGATCCCCTTTGTTGCTCTTATCAGCACGACTTCGTTTCGTTATCAAAGAAGATAAAGCAGCCAACGCTTCCTCATACGAATCTCctgtaacttaaaaaaaaaaaagtgagctCGATCCAAAGAATATCATCAGTTTACTTGTATCGAGTGACGATGAAGCTAAACCTGAAGCAGCTGCCATGTCGATCTGGTTTCTTAACGAAACGAATCTGAAACGCTAAAAGTGAATATGAAAACGAAAATACTCCGAGATTCTCGGAAAAGAGAATATGAGAGAGCGAGATGCAAGTTGTGGTTGGTGGTAGAGCCGTAGTGAGGTAACAGAGAAACGCAGAGCTCAAAACGGCACGATGTGGTACGAGTTACAAACGAAACAGCAAACATTCTGTTATCTACGTTGCACTACTACTACTCTTCGTTAATCATTCTCGGCAAGTTGACAAAGAAGACCACAATTCAAACAAAGCGTCTGGGTGGTGTAGTCGGTTATCACGCTAGTCTCACACACTAGAGGTCCCCGGTTCGAACCCGTCTCAGAcactcatttttctttttttttagaatttttcccCTAAAGTTTGCCACGTGACTAGAACTACACGTAGGTGGGGACGACGGACAATAGTTCGAAAACAATATCGTTTGGGTGGTGTACTCGGTTATCACGTTAGTCTCAGGCCCTGGTTCGAAACCAGTCTCAGACATTTATTACTCTTTTAATTTGCCACGTCATCAGAACTACACGTAGGTGTGGGGGCACGATTGACCCTAGGGCGAAAACAAAAAGCTTTTGATTAAACGAATCGAAATCAAATTCGAATCCGAAAACTCATCGGTGAGCTTTGGTTTTTCTCCGTCGTCGGAGCTGAAATCGATTTCAATCTTGCGCCGTTCTCAGTTTCCGATTAATCGAGGGAGGGTATGGATTGGGACAACGTAGCAGCTGAGGATGTGATCGAGGCCCTGAGAGAAGTCGAATGGTCGACGCCTCCTCGTTCCTTGGGAGAGTTCTTCTCTAGATTCGCGTTCCCTCGCTCGTTCTCTAAGTGGAAGAGCCGTCTCAAGTGCAATCTCTACTAGTAATCATTTTTCACTCTTCCCCTCTTCAAATTCTGAGCTTTTTGATCTTATGATCTTCGTTTATGTTTGCAGCTATCGGACGAATTACTTTATCCTGGTGATTTTCGTTCTGGGTTAGTGTAAAAAATCTTTGtccttttgggttttaattgaAGATCTTGTTGAtagatgtttttttgtttgtgttgacTCAGGTCTTGCGTTGATTACAAGACCATTGGCTATTGTGGGTACTGCCTTTACGGCTTTAAGCATAGCTTTTCTTAATGACAggtattgatttttattagtttcTACTTATATCTCTCTGCTTTGCTATACGATTGTGGCTTCACGGCAAATGCTAGGCTTCTTTGTATACAATGGTTGCCTCTTGAAATAGATAAGTTTTATGGTGTTTCTAGGTGGCTTTTCTAATTTGTATATGCGTAGATTCGAGGATGATAGACTCCTTTGTCTTCAATGTCTGCTCTTGAACTGGACTTTTGAGTACTGAGTTCGGTAGCTTTTATGGTCTTAGTTCGTTCATATCTGAGTGTTTCATCCCAGCTGTAGcggttttgatttttattcatgTTATTATCCGGCATCCA is a genomic window of Brassica napus cultivar Da-Ae chromosome A2, Da-Ae, whole genome shotgun sequence containing:
- the LOC106380836 gene encoding folylpolyglutamate synthase isoform X1 — encoded protein: MAAASVTGDSYEEALAALSSLITKRSRADKSNKGDRFELVFDYLKLLDLEEDMLKMKVIHVAGTKGKGSTCAFTESILRSYGFRTGLFTSPHLIDVRERFRLDGKDISEEKFLVYFWWCYNRLKERTNEEIPMPTYFRFLALLAFKIFAAEEVDAAILEVGLGGKFDATNAVQKPVVCGISSLGYDHMEILGDTLGKIAGEKAGIFKLGVPAFTVPQPDEAMRVLEEKASKLDVNLEVVQPLTARQLSGQKLGLDGEHQYLNARLAVSLASTWLQQIGKLEVPSLTQMSILPKKFIKGLATTSLQGRAQVVPDQFIETRTSGDLVFYLDGAHSPESMEVCAKWFSLAVKGDNKPERSEHLVNGSSHDKWSGEENCQQILLFNCMSVRDPNLLLPHLRNTCAHHGVHFKKALFVPNMSVYHKVGTSADLPENDPHVDLSWQLTLQEVWERLIHNEKGEDSESIKSEVFTSLPMAIKWLRDSVHESSSATRFQVLVTGSLHLVGDVLRLVRK
- the LOC106380836 gene encoding folylpolyglutamate synthase isoform X3; this encodes MAAASVTGDSYEEALAALSSLITKRSRADKSNKGDRFELVFDYLKLLDLEEDMLKMKVIHVAGTKGKGSTCAFTESILRSYGFRTGLFTSPHLIDVRERFRLDGKDISEEKFLVYFWWCYNRLKERTNEEIPMPTYFRFLALLAFKIFAAEEVDAAILEVGLGGKFDATNAVQKPVVCGISSLGYDHMEILGDTLGKIAGEKAGIFKVNLEVVQPLTARQLSGQKLGLDGEHQYLNARLAVSLASTWLQQIGKLEVPSLTQMSILPKKFIKGLATTSLQGRAQVVPDQFIETRTSGDLVFYLDGAHSPESMEVCAKWFSLAVKGDNKPERSEHLVNGSSHDKWSGEENCQQILLFNCMSVRDPNLLLPHLRNTCAHHGVHFKKALFVPNMSVYHKVGTSADLPENDPHVDLSWQLTLQEVWERLIHNEKGEDSESIKSEVFTSLPMAIKWLRDSVHESSSATRFQVLVTGSLHLVGDVLRLVRK
- the LOC106380836 gene encoding folylpolyglutamate synthase isoform X2; amino-acid sequence: MAAASGDSYEEALAALSSLITKRSRADKSNKGDRFELVFDYLKLLDLEEDMLKMKVIHVAGTKGKGSTCAFTESILRSYGFRTGLFTSPHLIDVRERFRLDGKDISEEKFLVYFWWCYNRLKERTNEEIPMPTYFRFLALLAFKIFAAEEVDAAILEVGLGGKFDATNAVQKPVVCGISSLGYDHMEILGDTLGKIAGEKAGIFKLGVPAFTVPQPDEAMRVLEEKASKLDVNLEVVQPLTARQLSGQKLGLDGEHQYLNARLAVSLASTWLQQIGKLEVPSLTQMSILPKKFIKGLATTSLQGRAQVVPDQFIETRTSGDLVFYLDGAHSPESMEVCAKWFSLAVKGDNKPERSEHLVNGSSHDKWSGEENCQQILLFNCMSVRDPNLLLPHLRNTCAHHGVHFKKALFVPNMSVYHKVGTSADLPENDPHVDLSWQLTLQEVWERLIHNEKGEDSESIKSEVFTSLPMAIKWLRDSVHESSSATRFQVLVTGSLHLVGDVLRLVRK